The following are from one region of the Ruficoccus sp. ZRK36 genome:
- a CDS encoding efflux RND transporter permease subunit, with translation MASISEPFVKRPVMTLLCALSALLFGIWSYTQLPVSDLPNVDYPVIQVQASYPGASPQIMAANVASPLEQQFLQIDGIEIITSSNTQGNTSIVLQFSLDKSIDAAATDVQSAINRAQGNLPQDLPSPPTYQKTNPNEQPIYYIGLASNTMTEGDLYDLAFMQVAQRIQIVPGVSQVNVYASPRAVRIQLDPEKLYQRGLTFSDITTAIQQGTNSLGAGQIKGNTMIYTIQPNAQLDHAEQYGDLIVAVKDGRPIFLRDIGEAVDGIQDEDLALDYWQEGVPDGAAVVVLAVQKADGANAVTITEDVRALYPELRELIPDSVIIEEIYDRSTTIKASVDDVQETLIIAFVLVCGVIFLFLGRARDTLIPVVALPMSLLLTFVVMHLLGYTLDNLSLMALTLSIGFLVDDAVVFLENMVRRMQDYGETPLKATLNGAKEISFTILSMTLSLAAVFIPLVFMAGLMGRIFREFGITIVVAVLMSGLVSLTLTPLMCARMLKQHDKNSQTAMERVAHHLEAWLLKYYGSSLHFFLKHRWISALCWVACMAGVVWFLMLVPKTFIPTGDSGFIQGVFIAKSGASDDMMQDYQKKVKEVLRTNPYIKNFVTVTGVGQFIQSNYGIAFISLVDTDKRPPIEEVTQMINGGLATIPGIIPAVRAQPSLEISTGATNTNLGAYAYTLSGLDTDGIYKASQQLVGAMYQSGMFSSVQSDLYLNNPQIEMDINRDIASVYGVTATDFATILKDAYSLNYSYLIKSPFLQYQVIVEAAPDWRAEPGQLSALYMPSALNQSDLYIGQSQDFVIDNNLVPLDLVASYREDVGPLAVNHFNNFSSVTIYFDLMPSVPIGSATDFISKTADQVVPEDVMTQFQGQALLFRETIVSMGIMAIVAIFVMYVILGILYESYIHPITVLTSLPVAVVGGLGTLLLLDQTFSLYAGIGMFMLMGIVKKNGIMMIDFAIMRQAEGMDRREAVHEACMERFRPIIMTTAAALLGAVPIALGWGADAAARKPLGSSIVGGLIISQLITLYITPALYLYFDAFQEKVTDKIPLFHRGERINTSVPPEPDEEHASETDKQKGDA, from the coding sequence ATGGCATCCATTTCCGAACCCTTCGTCAAACGTCCGGTGATGACGCTGCTTTGCGCGTTGTCGGCCCTCTTGTTTGGCATCTGGAGCTACACTCAGCTCCCCGTCAGTGACCTGCCCAACGTTGACTACCCGGTCATCCAGGTTCAGGCCAGCTACCCGGGCGCCAGCCCGCAGATCATGGCCGCGAACGTTGCCTCCCCGCTGGAGCAGCAGTTCCTCCAGATTGACGGGATCGAGATCATTACCTCGTCGAATACCCAGGGGAACACCAGCATCGTGCTGCAGTTCTCGCTGGATAAGAGTATCGACGCGGCTGCCACCGACGTGCAGTCGGCCATCAACCGCGCTCAGGGTAACCTGCCTCAGGACTTGCCCAGCCCTCCGACTTACCAGAAGACGAACCCGAACGAGCAGCCGATCTACTATATCGGCCTGGCCTCGAACACCATGACCGAGGGCGACCTGTACGACCTCGCATTCATGCAGGTGGCCCAGCGCATCCAGATCGTGCCGGGGGTTTCTCAGGTTAATGTGTACGCCTCGCCCCGTGCTGTGCGTATCCAGCTCGACCCGGAAAAGCTTTATCAGCGTGGGCTGACCTTCAGCGACATCACGACGGCCATCCAGCAGGGGACGAATAGCCTCGGGGCTGGCCAGATCAAGGGCAACACGATGATTTACACCATCCAGCCCAATGCCCAGCTCGACCATGCCGAGCAGTACGGTGACCTGATTGTCGCCGTCAAGGACGGGCGCCCGATCTTTCTGCGTGATATCGGCGAGGCTGTGGATGGTATCCAGGATGAAGACCTCGCCCTGGACTACTGGCAGGAGGGCGTCCCGGATGGTGCCGCTGTGGTCGTTCTGGCCGTGCAGAAGGCCGACGGTGCCAACGCCGTGACCATCACTGAGGATGTCCGTGCGCTCTACCCGGAGCTGCGGGAGCTGATCCCGGATTCGGTCATCATCGAGGAGATTTACGACCGTTCGACGACGATTAAGGCCTCGGTGGACGATGTGCAGGAAACGCTCATCATCGCCTTTGTGCTGGTCTGCGGGGTCATCTTCCTCTTCCTCGGGCGCGCCCGTGATACCCTGATCCCGGTGGTGGCCCTGCCGATGTCCCTGCTGCTGACCTTCGTGGTCATGCACCTGCTGGGCTACACGCTGGATAACCTTTCCCTCATGGCCCTGACGCTCTCCATCGGCTTCCTGGTGGACGACGCGGTCGTGTTCTTGGAGAACATGGTGCGGCGTATGCAGGATTACGGTGAGACGCCGCTAAAGGCGACCCTCAACGGTGCCAAGGAGATCAGCTTTACCATTCTGTCGATGACCCTGTCGCTGGCGGCGGTGTTTATCCCGCTGGTCTTTATGGCCGGGCTGATGGGGCGCATCTTCCGCGAGTTCGGGATCACGATTGTGGTGGCCGTGCTCATGTCCGGTCTGGTCTCGCTCACGCTGACGCCGCTGATGTGCGCGCGCATGCTCAAGCAGCACGACAAGAACAGCCAGACAGCAATGGAGCGCGTGGCGCACCACCTGGAGGCGTGGCTGCTCAAGTACTACGGCTCGTCCCTGCATTTCTTCCTCAAGCATCGTTGGATCTCCGCCCTGTGCTGGGTGGCCTGTATGGCGGGTGTGGTCTGGTTCCTCATGCTGGTGCCGAAGACCTTTATCCCGACCGGGGACAGCGGCTTTATCCAGGGGGTGTTTATCGCCAAGTCCGGTGCCTCGGACGACATGATGCAGGATTACCAGAAAAAGGTGAAAGAGGTCCTGCGCACCAACCCCTACATCAAGAACTTCGTGACCGTGACCGGGGTGGGGCAGTTTATCCAGAGCAACTACGGGATCGCCTTTATTTCACTCGTAGACACGGACAAGCGCCCTCCGATTGAGGAGGTCACCCAGATGATTAACGGTGGTCTGGCCACGATCCCGGGGATCATCCCGGCCGTGCGTGCGCAGCCCTCGCTGGAAATCAGTACGGGTGCCACCAACACTAATCTCGGTGCCTACGCCTATACGCTCTCCGGTCTGGACACTGACGGCATTTACAAGGCCTCCCAGCAGTTGGTTGGCGCGATGTACCAGAGCGGTATGTTCAGCAGCGTCCAGAGTGACCTGTACCTGAACAACCCGCAGATCGAGATGGATATCAACCGTGATATTGCCTCCGTCTACGGGGTCACCGCTACGGACTTCGCCACGATCCTGAAGGACGCCTACTCGCTGAACTACAGCTACCTGATCAAGAGCCCGTTCCTGCAGTATCAGGTCATTGTGGAAGCTGCTCCGGACTGGCGTGCCGAGCCCGGTCAGCTCAGCGCACTGTACATGCCGAGTGCCCTCAACCAGAGCGATCTGTATATCGGCCAGTCACAGGACTTTGTCATCGATAACAATCTGGTGCCGCTGGATCTGGTCGCCAGCTACAGGGAGGATGTCGGCCCGCTGGCTGTTAACCACTTCAACAACTTCAGCTCGGTCACGATCTACTTTGACCTTATGCCCTCGGTTCCGATTGGCTCCGCCACCGATTTTATATCGAAGACGGCGGATCAGGTTGTGCCTGAGGACGTCATGACCCAGTTCCAGGGGCAGGCGCTGCTCTTCCGCGAGACGATCGTGAGCATGGGGATTATGGCCATCGTGGCCATCTTCGTCATGTACGTGATCCTCGGTATTCTCTACGAGAGCTACATCCACCCGATTACGGTGCTGACCTCGCTGCCGGTCGCTGTCGTCGGTGGCCTGGGTACGCTGCTCTTGCTGGACCAGACCTTCTCGCTCTACGCGGGGATCGGGATGTTCATGCTCATGGGTATCGTGAAAAAGAACGGTATCATGATGATCGACTTTGCCATCATGCGTCAGGCTGAGGGCATGGACCGCCGCGAGGCTGTCCACGAGGCCTGTATGGAGCGTTTCCGCCCCATCATCATGACCACGGCTGCCGCCCTGCTTGGTGCGGTTCCGATTGCTCTGGGCTGGGGCGCTGACGCCGCCGCCCGTAAGCCGCTGGGCTCCTCCATTGTCGGTGGTTTGATCATCTCGCAGTTGATCACGCTCTACATCACCCCGGCGCTTTATCTGTACTTTGATGCTTTCCAGGAGAAGGTGACCGACAAGATCCCGCTCTTCCACCGTGGCGAGCGCATCAACACCTCGGTACCTCCCGAGCCGGACGAGGAGCATGCCTCCGAGACCGATAAGCAGAAGGGGGACGCATGA
- a CDS encoding efflux RND transporter periplasmic adaptor subunit produces the protein MNLSKTFGSGLGGLAISLTTLSLLLAGCADEAPPQQKSHARTVTAATVEAKNVPLYYDSLGKITALQSVNIVSQVDGQIVDIHFEQGSIVKEGDLLYTIYQPPYEAMVTEAKGRLQQSIAALEIAKLEVERSRPLVPQKLVAEQNFEQMEANVIQLEGQVQENTGALEAAQINLNYCSITAPVSGMIGVYQVNKGNVVYASANTQLTSIQQMNPIYVDFIVPITVFPEIQEYYDKADRKLTIEVSPLGSGTMEKKIVRDADMTILGNLVASNTGTINLRATMKNSDYAFWPNQPIAVRIIMTVLQDALVVPKGAVAYGQQGAYAFVIKSDNTVEQRPIEVGQLQADNTMVISKGLNKGERVVVEGQVFLMPGNEVIVASDNPKQNRLPKSTLDGVIEILKKYDKGSPELYKQIEESGQLPLDLIEGLKKHDKLSTKEAAFIEQLEGYGDAGKDKPGQKTSQDASGQTSK, from the coding sequence ATGAACCTGTCAAAAACGTTCGGGTCCGGCCTGGGAGGACTGGCCATCTCTCTAACTACTCTTTCTCTTTTGCTCGCCGGTTGCGCTGATGAGGCTCCCCCGCAGCAGAAGTCCCACGCGCGCACGGTAACGGCCGCCACGGTAGAGGCTAAAAACGTACCCCTGTACTACGATTCGCTGGGTAAGATCACCGCCCTGCAGAGCGTCAACATCGTCTCGCAGGTCGATGGCCAGATCGTGGACATCCATTTCGAGCAGGGGAGCATCGTCAAGGAGGGCGACCTGCTCTACACGATCTACCAGCCGCCTTATGAGGCCATGGTGACCGAGGCTAAAGGCCGCCTGCAGCAGTCGATTGCCGCTCTGGAGATCGCCAAGCTCGAGGTTGAGCGTAGCCGCCCCCTCGTGCCCCAGAAACTCGTCGCTGAGCAGAATTTCGAGCAGATGGAGGCCAATGTCATCCAGCTGGAGGGGCAGGTCCAGGAGAACACCGGTGCCCTCGAAGCCGCCCAGATCAACCTGAACTACTGTTCGATCACCGCGCCGGTTTCCGGCATGATCGGCGTTTATCAGGTCAATAAGGGCAACGTGGTCTACGCCTCTGCGAACACGCAGTTGACCTCGATCCAGCAGATGAACCCCATTTACGTGGACTTTATCGTCCCGATCACGGTTTTCCCGGAGATTCAGGAATATTACGACAAGGCCGACCGTAAGCTCACCATCGAGGTCAGCCCGCTCGGTAGCGGCACGATGGAGAAGAAAATCGTGCGCGACGCGGACATGACCATCCTCGGTAATCTCGTGGCCTCCAACACCGGGACGATCAACCTCCGTGCCACGATGAAGAACAGCGATTACGCCTTCTGGCCGAATCAGCCCATCGCCGTACGCATCATCATGACGGTCCTTCAGGACGCACTGGTTGTCCCGAAGGGGGCCGTGGCCTACGGCCAGCAGGGCGCCTACGCCTTTGTCATCAAGTCCGACAACACCGTCGAGCAGCGACCGATCGAGGTCGGGCAGCTCCAGGCCGATAACACGATGGTTATCAGCAAGGGCCTGAACAAGGGCGAGCGCGTGGTCGTCGAGGGGCAGGTATTTCTCATGCCGGGTAACGAGGTCATCGTGGCCAGCGACAACCCGAAGCAAAACCGCCTCCCCAAGTCCACGCTGGACGGGGTTATTGAGATCCTCAAGAAGTACGACAAGGGCTCTCCCGAGCTCTACAAGCAGATCGAAGAGTCCGGGCAGCTGCCGCTCGACCTGATCGAGGGGCTCAAGAAGCACGACAAACTTTCCACCAAAGAAGCCGCCTTTATCGAGCAACTGGAAGGCTACGGTGACGCCGGCAAGGACAAGCCAGGACAGAAAACCTCGCAGGATGCCTCCGGGCAAACCTCCAAGTAA